The following coding sequences lie in one Anguilla anguilla isolate fAngAng1 chromosome 14, fAngAng1.pri, whole genome shotgun sequence genomic window:
- the LOC118212411 gene encoding GTP-binding protein Di-Ras2: MPEQSNDYRVVVFGAGGVGKSSLVLRFVKGTFRESYIPTIEDTYRQVISCDKSICTLQITDTTGSHQFPAMQRLSISKGHAFILVYSVTSKQSLEELKPIFEQVCQIKGDVESIPIMLVGNKCDEAQGREVETGDGEAVSKKWKCAFMETSAKTNHNVKELFQELLNLEKRRTVSLQIDGKKNKQQKRAEKLKGKCVVM, from the coding sequence ATGCCGGAGCAGAGCAACGACTACCGCGTGGTGGTGTTCGGCGCCGGCGGGGTGGGCAAGAGCTCGCTGGTGCTGCGTTTCGTGAAGGGGACGTTCCGCGAGAGCTACATCCCCACGATCGAGGACACCTACCGCCAGGTGATCAGCTGCGACAAGAGCATCTGCACGCTGCAGATCACCGACACCACCGGCAGCCACCAGTTCCCCGCCATGCAGCGCCTGTCCATCTCCAAGGGCCACGCCTTCATCCTGGTCTACTCCGTCACCAGCAAGCAGTCGCTGGAGGAGCTCAAGCCCATCTTCGAGCAGGTGTGCCAGATCAAGGGGGACGTGGAGAGCATTCCCATCATGCTCGTGGGCAACAAGTGCGACGAGGCGCAGGGCCGGGAGGTGGAGACCGGCGACGGCGAAGCGGTGTCCAAGAAGTGGAAGTGCGCCTTCATGGAGACGTCGGCCAAGACCAACCACAACGTGAAGGAGCTGTTCCAGGAGCTGCTCAACCTGGAGAAGCGCAGGACTGTCAGCCTCCAGATCGacggcaaaaaaaacaaacagcagaaacGCGCCGAGAAGCTCAAGGGGAAGTGCGTGGTCATGtga